TGTGGTGAATCAACAGTAGCTAAAGAACGTTCGGATGCTTACCATACCCCAAAGCTGAAGCTTTTCCTCTGGAAGATGAAACACGGAGCTCTCCCTGTAAACAGAAGACTTCAGATCCTATCTATCTCCCCCTATGCAAAATGTACCTTCTGTTAAGCAGAGGAAACCACGCTTCATCTCTTTTTCCATTGCCAATACGCGAGACAGGTCTGGGAGATGGCACCTTTTGCAAGATCAATAGACACCTTCTCGGCGGAAAGCATAGACTCAGGTCTTACTTTAATCTTCCGACAGCTCCCTCTCCCACCATCGGGAATCTCAATCACCCAGCTTGGGGCATGGATCCTATGGGCAATCTGGAACGCAAGAAATCAGAGAATCTTTCAGGAGCGGTTCTTCACTATTGAGGAAACTTTGATCAAAGCAATCACAAGGGGAAGAGAATGGCAAAACGCCCAGGAAAATCCACCGATCCACATACCCAAACCGATCACACATTTATGGCCCCGAGAGGAAGTGATTATTTGTAGATCTGATGCCGCCTGGAAACCTGGAATCTCGGCAGCGGACACAGCGTGGAGCTTCTACAGCAACAATGGAGGGATGATCACA
This genomic stretch from Brassica napus cultivar Da-Ae chromosome C9, Da-Ae, whole genome shotgun sequence harbors:
- the LOC125592517 gene encoding uncharacterized protein LOC125592517, with the protein product MAPFARSIDTFSAESIDSGLTLIFRQLPLPPSGISITQLGAWILWAIWNARNQRIFQERFFTIEETLIKAITRGREWQNAQENPPIHIPKPITHLWPREEVIICRSDAAWKPGISAADTAWSFYSNNGGMITSHSKLISYVNSSLVAEGLALREAMEHALSLGFNRVNFETDSKDLVAAIVDGACFSVIHGVAFDITLLSKAFVYFSLRYCNRLSIL